The region GTTCTTAGCTCTTTGGATCAATGATTTGTTTATGAAACGCGTAGAGACAGATGATAAATGGACACTTATGTGTCCTAATGAATGTCCAGGTCTATGTGATGTTTATGGCGATGATTTCGAACAATTATATTTAAAGTACGAAAACGAGGGTAAAGGTCGTCGTACAATTAAAGCAAGAGAATTATGGGAAGCTGTACTTGAAGCTCAGATAGAGACAGGTACACCGTATATGTTATATAAAGATGCAGCTAATGCTAAGTCTAACCAAAAGAACTTAGGAGTAATCAGATCTTCTAATTTATGTACTGAGATTATGGAGTATACTTCTCCAGATGAAGTAGCAGTATGTAATCTAGCGTCTATCTCGTTACCAATGTTTGTTGAGAATGGAAAGTTTAACCATGAGTTCTTATTTGATGTAACGAAGCGTATTACACGTAACCTAAATCGTGTTATAGATAGAAATTACTATCCTGTACAGGAGGCTTATAATTCTAATATGCGTCATAGGCCAGTAGGATTAGGAGTGCAAGGATTAGCCGATGCTTTTATCTTGTTGAGAATGCCTTTTACTAGTCCTGAAGCTAAGAAACTAAATCAAGAAATATTCGAAACGATATACTTCGCTGCTTTAACAGCTTCTAATGAGATGGCTAAAGAGGAGGGAACTTATTCTACATTTGAAGGATCTCCTATTTCTAAAGGAGAGTTTCAATACAATATGTGGGGAGTAAAAGACGAAGAGTTGAGTGGAAGATGGGACTGGGCTTCATTGAGAAAAGAAGTAATGGCTAGTGGAGTGAGAAATTCTCTATTATTAGCACCAATGCCAACAGCGTCTACTTCACAGATATTAGGTAATAATGAAGCATTCGAACCATATACTTCTAATATTTATACTAGACGTGTATTATCAGGAGAGTTTATCATTGTGAATAAGCACTTGTTAAAAGACTTAGTAGATTTAGGTCTATGGAATGAAGACTTAAAGCAAGAGATAATGCGTGCTAATGGATCTATTCAACACATTGATTTTATACCTACTGATATTAAAGAGTTGTATAAAACTGTATGGGAGCTTAGTATGAAAGATATTATAGATATGTCACGTGAACGTGGATATTTTATCGATCAGTCTCAGTCATTAAACTTGTTTATGGAAGGAGCTACATTTGCTAAGTTAACTTCTATGCATTTCTACGCGTGGAAGTCTGGATTAAAGACAGGTATGTATTATTTGCGTACCAAGTCTGCGGTAGATGCGATCAAATTCACATTGAATAATGAAAAGAAGGAAGCTGTTAGTGCTATCCAGGAAGTAGAACAGGTATCTGTAAGTGAGTATCAAGCGATGCTTCAGCGTGCAAGAGAAGCTTCAAATAATGATGAAGATTGTGAAATGTGTGGTTCTTAATGGAATTTGTTTTATGATAATATATGAAGGTAGTCCGTTTAGGGCTACCTTTTTTTTGTGTCTCATTTTTTGTAAGTTGAAAAATTGACAATTAGTGTTGTATCTTTGTACTTTAATTAATGTAGTATTATGGCTAAGGAAACGAAAGAAGGAATATATAAAGGAATAATAGAGAAAGATGCTCAAGGCAATTATTTCTGTGGACCTTATTTATTAGATTATCAATATACAGAAGCAAACTTTAAATTAGGTGATTTAATTAGTTTGAAGACTGCTGTAGCTAACCCAAGCGGAAAAAGTAGAGATGCTTATCCTAAGAAGTCAGTTAAGTTTTTCTTAGCAAGTGAAGAGAAAAGTGATAATTAATAGCAAGATGTATTCTTATAAAAGAACAAATGAAGAGTGTGATATTTATATCGCACTCTTTTTTTGTTCTAAGTAGGCTGCCTCAAACTAGTTTGAATTTCGTCCATAATCTTTATATTTACTGTTAAATAAAATTTTATGAGGAAAGTATTGTCCATTACAGGGACATTATTGGTTATAGGAGTGATTGTGTTTTTAGGTGTTAAGTATTGGAATGAAGGGAATGCCGAATATCCTTTTAATATAAAGATTGTAGAAGATAGTAATCGTATTCGGTCTTTTGTAGAGGATACAGATGATGGTTTTGATATATACTATTTAATCAGACAAGATAATGGAGAAGATTTACGCATAGATAATGTGTATTATTATGACGTAGCAGCACCTGATTACGCTAGTGAAAACTTTATTCGCTTTAGTGATCAAAAGAGTGAGTTAATAGGGCTTTATAATGATAGAGGAATGGTTGTAATACCACCTATATATTCTGCAATGACAAGAGTACACAACGGAATGTTATATGCATTAGAGGGAGGTGTGAAGGACAATATTGGAGCAAATGGAGATAGACATGATGTTTTACTTGGTGGAACTACTTTTTTGTTAAACACAAAAGGAGATATATTGATAGAGGATATGATAATTCCCAATAACAATTTAGATATGTATAGTTTGACTATTACAGACGAACCTATACTAGATAGTTATTACATGGCTTTTAAGGGGATAAATGGTAAATGTTACAATTTTGTCGATTTAGTTAAATATTTTGAATTATTTGTGAAAGAGGAGTTTCTGCCTAGTACATTAAATGATAATTGGAAGGATTACTTATCGGATAATGTAAAAGTGAATATCGAGGTTAAGAATGAGAATGTAGGAGACTACATAGTCTATGACAAACATGAGATGTTAACTACTCAGAAAGATCTAGTGACTAAAGCTTTTGAACTTGCTAATAGTAATGATTCTACAGGTTATAAGTTAGTGTATGATGTAGATGATTGGATTGTTACTGTTGATACTGAACTTATGGAGGATAAGGATAAAAATAGTTATCTAAATAAAGAGGGGGTGTGGAAAGGTAAAGAATTTCCTGTTTTTCAATTAAATATTAAAGAAGTAGAGGGGACTCAGACTCGTTCTAATCATTATGATTTTTATAGAAATAGAAATGGAGGGATGACTTTATATGAGATTACTATCCGTGCTAACTATTATTAATTGTATTAGCGAACTGTATTAGTGTTGTTTTTCTGTATTCTGGAGGAGTAATCTGACGATTATTAGCGGTATATTTGTTAGCTAACAACACTCAATTATTTTCAATCTATGAGTTCTTTATTTTATATAGATCGCACTAAAATTTCTCTAGATGATGTTATGTTTAACGATAATGTCAAGGCAGAAATCACCCAGTTTTTAAAGGAATATAAGTATCGTGAGGTACTTATGAAGTATAACCTACCAGTAAGTAATAAGATACTTCTGTATGGGAAGACTGGTTGTGGAAAAACAATGACAGCGAAGGCTATTGCTAAATACTTGGATAAGAAACTTATCATTGTTAATTTAGCGACTATTGTTTCTTCTAAATTAGGTGAAACTGCTAAGAATATTGAAAGTTTGTTTAAGGAGATACAGTATGAAAGTTCTGTATTATTTTTCGATGAATTTGATTCGCTAGGGCAGATACGCGATTATGACAATAAAGATAATAGTGAAATGAAACGCGTGGTAAATGCTATCTTGCAATTGATAGATAATCTACCGCAAAAGTCTATTTTAATGGCGGCAACGAATCAAATACACATGATAGATGAAGCGCTAGTTAGACGTTTTGAATTACAACTAGAATATACTGCTCCTAATAAGGAAGCTTTAGATTTTTATTACGATAAGTTATTAAAGGAGTATCCAGCAGAATACTGTAAGATTAATAGGTTATATGAGGTTTCTTATGCTGAGGCTAAGAATCATGTATTTAAAACAGTAAAAGATAATATTATAAATAGCCAATTATTGCTTGAGGCTAATCAGAATAATTAGTTGACCAATTGCTTATGATGAAATGGGAAAAGTTACTATCACTAAAGAAGTATGGTGATACTTTTGTTAGAAATAGATTAGACGAACTAGAAACTCGTATTGGTTTTGAGGTGGACTATGATAGAATCATCTTTTCATCGCCATTTAGAAGCTTACAAGATAAAACACAAGTTATCCCTCTGTCTAAGACGAACTTTGTTCATACCAGACTTACGCATAGTTTGGAGGTATCTGTAGTAGGGCGTTCATTAGGAAGAATAGTTGGGTCAAGTCTATTAAATAAATATACTTACTTAGCAGAAGAGTATGGTTATACTGTAAACGATTTTGGAGCTATTATAGCGGCGGCATCTTTAGCACATGATATAGGTAATCCTCCTTTCGGACACTCAGGTGAGCGTGCGATAGGTGATTTTTTTAAGAGAGGTGTTGGTTCTACATATAGAGATCAGATGAAGGATAGTGAATGGGAGGACTTGATTAACTTCGAAGGTAATGCTAACGGTTTTGCTATTTTGACTAAGAGCCGACCTGGTATGGCAGGTGGATTGCGTATTTCTTATGCGACTTTAGGGGCTTTTATGAAATATCCTAAAGAAAGCTTACCAATAAAACCTACAAAGGATATCTCTGATAAGAAATATGGTTTTTTTCAAGAGGATAAAGAAGCTTTCATAGATATGGCTACTGAATTGGGTTTAATCAAAAAGTCAGATAGAAGTGAGATTGCTTATTTTAGACATCCATTAACTTATTTAGTTGAGGCTGCAGATGATATTTGCTATACCATTACTGATTTTGAGGATGGAATTAATCTTGGTTGGATAGCGGAAGAACACGCTTTAGAATTCTTAATTAAAATTGTTCAGAATAGTATTAATCCACAGACTTATGCACAACTAGCTTCGAAAGAGGATAGAGTGAGTTATTTAAGAGCCTTAGCTATTGGTAGTTTAATACAAGATGTAGCTAAAGTCTTTTTGGAGAATGAAGATAAAATACTCAAAGGGGAATATCCATTCGCGTTAACTGAAAAGTGTAGTTATATTGCACAAATGAAGGATATCCTATCTGTCAGTATTAATAAAGTTTACCAGAGTCGTGAGGTGATAGAGAAAGAGATAGTAGGGTATAAAGTGATTAATGCTTTATTAGAAGCGTTCACTACAGCAGTTAATAACGTGTATTATGGAGAGGAGAGTCAGTATGATCTATTGATTATGTCTTTATTACCAGATAAGTATAGAATAGAGAGTGATAGTGTTTATGTGCGTTTAATGACCATATGCCACTTCATCTCAATGCTTACAGATGGTAAGGCATTAGAGTTGTATAATATGATTAAAGGAAACGATAAATAGTTTATCTTATAAAAATAAAAAGAGGTTATAGTATTATACTATAACCTCTTTTTTAGCTTAAAATATCTGTGAAATTAAATTACTCTCTTGTAGTCTGCATCCATAAGTGTGCATATTTCATCATTCCTGTTGCTGGAACAAAAACGTTGTTAGATTCAGGAGCTTTGATAGCGATAGCTTCTTCTTTAGTTTTACCAATTACATCACCTTTTGAACCTGATATTGAATTAGATCCATCTTTTGTTGCTATTGCAAAAGTTGCTTTAGAACCATCATTAGCAATGTCTTTTACATATACAGTTAAGAATTGCCCTGTTCTACCAGAGTAGTATCCCTCAGCTTTTTTTATTTCATATATGATTTGACCATCTGCTTCTTTACTATATACTTTTTTAAGAGTTAGTTTTGCACCTTCTGTCATGGGGTCTCCTTCTTTTCCAAAGTTACCAAGCATTAAGAAGGCATCATTACCTTGACCTATTACGAATTTATAGAATCCTAATCCGTTATTTACTGCTTCAGTTGTATATGTACCATCTAGGACACCGAATATTGCCTCTGTATCTTTTTGGTATCTGTTATATGAAGCTTCTTTCTCTCCTTTATTATCTTTTAATGGAGTACTTGATGCGAATTCTCCTTCAGCTTTTGCTTTTTCTTCTGCTAAGTAAGTTGTACGAGCTATTTCAACAAGTTTACCATTAATATTTTTAAGTTGTATAACATAGAATCTACCTTTTACTGATTCATCTTTACCCTCCAGCAGGATCTTATTAGTATTCTTATTATGAGCTATTACAGTCATGTCATATGCTGAGAATCCACTATTAAAGTTTACTACTTCATCAGAGAAGGTATAAGTGTATTTATGACCTTGATCTTCAAATGTGTATAAGCCATTAATAGGTAGTTTAGTTGGTTCTACTATAGCTCCTTTTTTCATAGGTAACCAACCAAATTGACCTTTATCATGCTCAACTATAATATCTTTAGCTGGATAAGCAGCTTTGATTGCCTCTATTTCTGTTTTAGCAGTTAAGTCCATATTGAACATGAACTCACTTTTGTCATCTTTTATTTCTCTAAAGAAGAAAGCTTTGTACTCACTTGTCTCTTTATTTTTTGCTACGGTTTTTAGTACACCTGCCTCATTTTTATATGTAGTAATTACATCATATACAGCATCATCTTGACCACTTCCTGCCATACCTGACATTTTCATAGTGATTATTTGTTTTTCAAAATGAAACGGAATAGGATTACCAGCATGATTAAATGAATATTCACCTAGTATTGGTGATTCTTTACCTACCTCTACCTGATCTTTAATCTCAGGTCTAATAGGTGTATTATCATCACTAGAACAACTCGTCATTAAAAATGCTGTAATAGCAAAAAGTAAAAGTAATTTTTTCATGTTTTTAAATAGTTATATCGTTTAATTATTTAGAACAAATGTAAATAAAATATCTAATTCTACAATAATTATTTATAATATATCTAAATAATAATCTTAACTACCTGTTTGTTTGGTGTTTGTGTGTTTTGTTTGGATTGTGTTTTTTTTAATTTATTCTTAATTAAGACTTTTTATAATTGAATAGTAATTGATTTTAAGGATGTAATACATGCTTATAGTTATTAAACTGATATGTTTGTAAAAAGTAGAGAATAAAATTTTGTAGGGAGACGACGTATATATACAAAAAAAAGACGCTATATATAATATAGCGTCTTTTCTTATGTTTTCTATTTGTTTGTATTAATACGAACAAATATGATGATTCTTAAGCTTCAAAAGGAATAATAGAAACAAAAGATTTGTTATCTCTTTTCTTTTGGAATTTAACTACACCAGCAACTTTTGCATGTAAAGTATGATCTTTTCCCATGTAAACGTTTTCACCAGCATTGTGCTTAGAACCTCTTTGTCTAACGATGATATTCCCAGCGATAGCTGCTTGACCACCATAAATCTTAACGCCTAAACGTTTTGATTCTGATTCTCTACCATTCTTAGAACTACCTACACCTTTTTTATGTGCCATGACGTCTTAAATTTAGTCTGTTAATTACTCAGCTGCTTCCGCTGCCTCTTTTTTAGTTGCTTTTTTCTTAGCTCCTCCTACATTGATACCTTCGATAACAATTTGAGTTAAAGCTTGTCTGTGTCCGTTTTTCTTTTTGTAACCTTTTCTTCTTTTCTTTTTGAAGACAATTACTTTATCACCTTGTAGGTGTTGTAAAACTTTAGCTTCCACAGAAGCACCTTCTATAGCTGGGGCGCCAAGAGTGATGTTGTTGTTGTCATCAACTAAAAGAACTTTGTCAAAAGTAACTTTTGTTCCTTCTTCTGATGCCAAACGGTGTACATACACTTTTTGATCTTTGCTAACTTTGAATTGTTGCCCTGCTATCTCTACGATTGCGTACATAACAAAAAATTAAAATGTTTATTAAGGGTGCAAATATACATTTATTTTCTCATTTACAAAAGTTTTATATCTTCCATTTAGAATATTTTTTATTTCTATTTTGGTGTAAATGAGTTAGTTCTGATATATTGTTATTCTATAAAGTTCGCTTAGGTAGGAGCAGGAATGATTAATAGTGGTTGATATCCTTTTTAGGTAGGTATGACTAGTGGTATAAGTTTTATTTATCGATGACGTAGTTTGTCATTTTTGTGAGGGACTTGATTATTTATTTAATAAAATTTGAAAATATTTTAGAAATACTGTAACATAATCTAAAATGTAGCTACTTATTAGGTTATAACCTAATTTCAAATTATTGTAGAATGAAAAAATCTTTATTGGTTCTAGGCTCATTATTCTTCGGAGTATCTGCCTTAGCTCAAAAAGTGGAATTCGACCAGTACACTTTAGATAACGGATTACACGTTATTTTGCACCAAGACAAATCTGCTCCAGTTGTTGTTACATCTGTAATGTATCATGTGGGAGCTAAAGACGAGAATCCTGATAGAACTGGATTTGCTCACTTTTTTGAACATTTATTATTCGAAGGGACTAAGAATATTGAGCGTGGGGAATGGTTTAAGATAGTTACCTCTAATGGTGGTAAGAATAATGCCAATACTTCTGATGATCGTACTTATTATTATGAAGTGTTTCCTTCTAATAATTTAGAGCTGGGACTTTGGATGGAATCTGAGCGATTAATGCATCCTATTATAAACCAAATAGGAGTGACTACTCAAAATGAGGTTGTAAAAGAGGAAAAGAGATTGCGTGTTGATAATCAACCTTATGGGCAATTAATTACAGAGGTAAAGAAAAACTTGTTTACGAACCACCCTTATCGTTGGGCTCC is a window of Myroides oncorhynchi DNA encoding:
- the rpmA gene encoding 50S ribosomal protein L27 is translated as MAHKKGVGSSKNGRESESKRLGVKIYGGQAAIAGNIIVRQRGSKHNAGENVYMGKDHTLHAKVAGVVKFQKKRDNKSFVSIIPFEA
- the dgt gene encoding dGTP triphosphohydrolase, which translates into the protein MMKWEKLLSLKKYGDTFVRNRLDELETRIGFEVDYDRIIFSSPFRSLQDKTQVIPLSKTNFVHTRLTHSLEVSVVGRSLGRIVGSSLLNKYTYLAEEYGYTVNDFGAIIAAASLAHDIGNPPFGHSGERAIGDFFKRGVGSTYRDQMKDSEWEDLINFEGNANGFAILTKSRPGMAGGLRISYATLGAFMKYPKESLPIKPTKDISDKKYGFFQEDKEAFIDMATELGLIKKSDRSEIAYFRHPLTYLVEAADDICYTITDFEDGINLGWIAEEHALEFLIKIVQNSINPQTYAQLASKEDRVSYLRALAIGSLIQDVAKVFLENEDKILKGEYPFALTEKCSYIAQMKDILSVSINKVYQSREVIEKEIVGYKVINALLEAFTTAVNNVYYGEESQYDLLIMSLLPDKYRIESDSVYVRLMTICHFISMLTDGKALELYNMIKGNDK
- a CDS encoding ribonucleoside-diphosphate reductase subunit alpha, producing the protein MYVVKRDGRREPVSFDKITDRVRILCYELNDIVDPVKVAMRVIEGLYDGVSTSELDNLAAETAASMTVSHPDYALLAARIAVSNLHKNTKKVFSEVVDDLYRYVNPRTNQEAPLIADDVYTVIKKHAERLDSTIIYQRDFNYDYFGFKTLERSYLLRLNGKIVERPQHMLMRVAVGIHLDDIDSVIETYELMSKKFFTHATPTLFNSGTPKPQMSSCFLLTMQDDSIDGIYDTLKQTAKISQSAGGIGLSIHNVRATGSYIRGTNGTSNGIVPMLRVYNDTARYVDQGGGKRKGSFAIYLEPWHADIFDFIDLRKNHGKEEMRARDLFLALWINDLFMKRVETDDKWTLMCPNECPGLCDVYGDDFEQLYLKYENEGKGRRTIKARELWEAVLEAQIETGTPYMLYKDAANAKSNQKNLGVIRSSNLCTEIMEYTSPDEVAVCNLASISLPMFVENGKFNHEFLFDVTKRITRNLNRVIDRNYYPVQEAYNSNMRHRPVGLGVQGLADAFILLRMPFTSPEAKKLNQEIFETIYFAALTASNEMAKEEGTYSTFEGSPISKGEFQYNMWGVKDEELSGRWDWASLRKEVMASGVRNSLLLAPMPTASTSQILGNNEAFEPYTSNIYTRRVLSGEFIIVNKHLLKDLVDLGLWNEDLKQEIMRANGSIQHIDFIPTDIKELYKTVWELSMKDIIDMSRERGYFIDQSQSLNLFMEGATFAKLTSMHFYAWKSGLKTGMYYLRTKSAVDAIKFTLNNEKKEAVSAIQEVEQVSVSEYQAMLQRAREASNNDEDCEMCGS
- a CDS encoding AAA family ATPase gives rise to the protein MSSLFYIDRTKISLDDVMFNDNVKAEITQFLKEYKYREVLMKYNLPVSNKILLYGKTGCGKTMTAKAIAKYLDKKLIIVNLATIVSSKLGETAKNIESLFKEIQYESSVLFFDEFDSLGQIRDYDNKDNSEMKRVVNAILQLIDNLPQKSILMAATNQIHMIDEALVRRFELQLEYTAPNKEALDFYYDKLLKEYPAEYCKINRLYEVSYAEAKNHVFKTVKDNIINSQLLLEANQNN
- the rplU gene encoding 50S ribosomal protein L21; protein product: MYAIVEIAGQQFKVSKDQKVYVHRLASEEGTKVTFDKVLLVDDNNNITLGAPAIEGASVEAKVLQHLQGDKVIVFKKKRRKGYKKKNGHRQALTQIVIEGINVGGAKKKATKKEAAEAAE